Proteins from one Natrinema salinisoli genomic window:
- a CDS encoding C2H2-type zinc finger protein: MADEHECDLCGQSFDTEEELHDHAEEEHEDEM; the protein is encoded by the coding sequence ATGGCAGACGAACACGAATGTGACCTCTGCGGACAGTCGTTCGACACCGAAGAAGAACTGCACGATCACGCTGAGGAGGAACACGAAGACGAAATGTAG
- a CDS encoding MTH1187 family thiamine-binding protein translates to MTVVALLSVAPVIEDSMAGEVAKAVDALEAYDVTYETNPMGTVIEAETTDELFAAAQAAHDAVDADRVSTVLKIDDKRTRDVDASEKVDVVEEHLGRPATNRES, encoded by the coding sequence ATGACGGTAGTCGCACTACTGAGCGTCGCACCGGTGATCGAGGACAGTATGGCCGGCGAGGTCGCGAAGGCTGTCGATGCGCTCGAGGCGTACGACGTCACCTACGAGACGAACCCGATGGGAACGGTGATCGAAGCGGAGACGACCGACGAACTCTTCGCGGCCGCGCAGGCGGCCCACGACGCCGTCGATGCCGATCGGGTGAGTACGGTTCTGAAAATCGACGACAAACGGACGCGAGACGTCGACGCGTCCGAGAAGGTCGACGTCGTCGAAGAGCACCTCGGTCGACCGGCGACGAATCGGGAGTCGTAA
- a CDS encoding GTPBP1 family GTP-binding protein yields the protein MSRDRALLERALDRGEQDGGNVEFKERLSRDVHLEGGRRESLAAQLRHRLLSGDGEATYVVGVTDDGGLAGVDADTFSETMDVLSLLAEEADAHIEDVQTWGINEGIVGVAQVREGGVLETDDEHVVVGTAGHVDHGKSTLVGSLVTGKPDDGDGATRAFLDVQPHEVERGLSADLSYAVYGFDDEGPVRVRNPNRKADRAEVVQEADRLVSFVDTVGHEPWLRTTIRGLVGQKLDYGLLVVAADDGPTRTTREHLGVLLATDLPTIVAITKTDAVDEERVEEVEREVERLLRDVDKSPLRVARHGVDAAIEEVSERVVPIVETSAITMDGLETLDELFDRLPKTSQDTGEFRMYVDRSYSVTGVGAVASGTVMAGEVEAGDELLIGPMSDGRFQEVEVRSIEMHYHRVDTAQAGRIVGIALKGIQESAIERGMVLLPRDADPEPVREFEAEVMVLNHPTRIGEGYEPVVHLETIGEAAAFYPEDGRLLPGDTGKTTVEFKFRPYLVEEGQKFVFREGRSKGVGTVTDVSPME from the coding sequence ATGAGCCGTGACCGGGCTCTCCTCGAGCGAGCCCTGGACCGTGGCGAACAGGACGGTGGCAACGTCGAATTCAAAGAGCGATTGTCACGAGACGTCCACCTCGAGGGTGGACGGCGGGAGAGCCTGGCCGCGCAACTCCGACATCGACTCCTCTCGGGCGACGGCGAGGCGACGTACGTCGTCGGCGTCACCGACGACGGCGGTCTCGCCGGCGTCGATGCCGACACCTTCTCCGAGACGATGGACGTTCTCTCCTTGCTGGCAGAGGAGGCCGACGCACACATCGAAGACGTCCAGACGTGGGGAATCAACGAGGGAATCGTCGGCGTCGCGCAGGTCCGCGAGGGTGGCGTCCTCGAGACGGACGACGAACACGTCGTCGTCGGGACGGCGGGCCACGTCGACCACGGGAAGAGTACGCTCGTCGGGTCGCTCGTCACGGGCAAGCCCGACGACGGGGACGGTGCGACTCGCGCGTTCCTCGACGTCCAGCCCCACGAGGTCGAGCGGGGGCTCTCCGCCGATCTGTCCTACGCGGTCTACGGCTTCGACGACGAGGGGCCGGTCCGGGTCCGGAACCCGAATCGCAAGGCCGACCGCGCGGAAGTCGTGCAGGAAGCCGATCGGCTCGTCTCGTTCGTCGACACCGTCGGCCACGAGCCGTGGCTCCGGACGACGATCCGCGGGCTGGTCGGACAGAAACTCGACTACGGGCTGCTGGTCGTCGCCGCCGACGACGGGCCGACGCGAACGACGAGAGAACACCTCGGCGTCTTGCTCGCCACCGACCTCCCGACGATCGTCGCGATCACGAAGACCGATGCCGTCGACGAAGAGCGCGTCGAGGAGGTCGAACGCGAGGTCGAACGGCTCCTCCGCGACGTCGACAAATCGCCGCTGCGGGTCGCCCGACACGGCGTCGACGCCGCGATCGAGGAGGTCAGCGAGCGGGTGGTCCCCATCGTCGAAACCAGCGCGATTACGATGGACGGCCTCGAGACGCTGGACGAACTGTTCGATCGGCTGCCCAAGACCTCCCAGGACACCGGCGAGTTCCGGATGTACGTCGATCGGAGCTACTCGGTGACCGGCGTCGGCGCGGTCGCGTCGGGGACCGTGATGGCCGGTGAGGTCGAGGCCGGCGACGAACTCCTGATCGGCCCGATGTCCGACGGGCGCTTCCAGGAGGTCGAGGTCCGCTCGATCGAGATGCACTACCACCGGGTCGACACGGCCCAGGCGGGCCGGATCGTCGGCATCGCGTTGAAAGGGATTCAGGAGAGCGCGATCGAGCGCGGGATGGTCCTGCTCCCTCGCGACGCCGACCCCGAACCCGTCCGCGAGTTCGAGGCCGAAGTCATGGTGCTCAACCACCCGACCCGAATCGGAGAGGGATACGAGCCGGTCGTCCACCTCGAGACGATCGGCGAGGCCGCCGCGTTCTACCCCGAAGACGGTCGGCTGCTGCCGGGCGACACCGGCAAGACCACCGTCGAGTTCAAGTTCCGTCCGTACCTCGTCGAGGAAGGCCAGAAGTTCGTCTTCCGCGAGGGACGCAGCAAGGGCGTGGGGACGGTGACCGACGTCTCCCCGATGGAGTGA
- a CDS encoding alpha/beta fold hydrolase → MEYETWSDGQEKTTVTVDDHDLEVAYYDDGDGEPVVFCHGIPTSSFLFREVAPPLSDEYRVIAPDMIGYGNSAMHDGFDRSIRAQEAMIDGLLEELGLETITFVGHDLGGGVALRYAAHNPDAVETLVLSNGVCYDSWPIQTIVDLGLPSTIEGMSPDDLQEMLEGLFRDTLAGEADDAFVEGMLAPWDSEEAVVSVSRNAIGTNTSHTTEIDPSEITARTLLLWGADDEFQPISYAERLDEDIADTKLVGLDDANHWVMADRPDAYGDHLREFLEGD, encoded by the coding sequence ATGGAGTACGAAACCTGGTCCGACGGTCAGGAGAAGACGACCGTTACCGTGGACGACCACGACCTCGAGGTAGCCTACTACGACGACGGCGACGGCGAGCCGGTGGTGTTCTGCCACGGCATTCCGACGTCGTCGTTCCTCTTTCGCGAGGTCGCACCGCCGCTTTCGGACGAGTACAGGGTCATCGCGCCGGACATGATCGGCTACGGGAACTCGGCAATGCACGACGGCTTCGACCGCTCGATCCGTGCCCAGGAGGCCATGATCGACGGCCTGCTCGAGGAACTGGGGCTCGAGACGATCACCTTCGTCGGACACGACCTCGGCGGTGGCGTGGCACTCCGGTACGCCGCTCACAATCCGGATGCGGTCGAGACGCTCGTGCTTTCGAACGGCGTCTGTTACGACTCGTGGCCGATCCAGACGATCGTCGACCTCGGACTGCCCTCGACGATCGAGGGGATGAGTCCCGACGATCTTCAGGAGATGCTCGAAGGGCTCTTCCGGGATACGCTGGCCGGCGAGGCCGACGACGCGTTCGTCGAGGGGATGCTCGCCCCCTGGGACTCCGAGGAAGCGGTCGTCTCGGTTTCGCGAAACGCAATCGGGACGAACACGAGTCACACGACCGAGATCGACCCGAGCGAGATTACGGCGCGGACGCTCCTGCTGTGGGGTGCCGACGACGAGTTCCAGCCGATCTCCTACGCCGAGCGGCTGGACGAGGACATCGCCGACACGAAACTCGTCGGGCTGGACGACGCGAACCACTGGGTCATGGCCGATCGACCGGACGCCTACGGCGACCACCTTCGCGAGTTCCTCGAGGGGGACTGA
- the proC gene encoding pyrroline-5-carboxylate reductase, with amino-acid sequence MVQTSVIGCGNMGSALIKGLWRSGNHTVIACDLDPDALEGVADYVDRTTSDVSDASDADVVIVAVKPDIVGAVLEDLDLSPEQTLLTIAAGVSTDYVEARTDANVVRIMPNLAAETGDMAAAVTTDGITDEVRALLDDAGEFAEIDEEKMDIATAVNGSGPAFVFYLIQAMADAGVEGGLEPDDAETLAAQTFKGAAETVLRSDRSVDELIDAVCSPNGTTIEGMEVLWESDADAEVREAVKAAEERSAELAAEFNDE; translated from the coding sequence ATGGTACAGACGAGCGTTATCGGTTGTGGCAACATGGGGAGCGCCCTGATCAAGGGCCTCTGGCGGTCCGGGAACCATACGGTGATCGCGTGCGACCTCGATCCCGACGCACTCGAGGGTGTCGCCGACTACGTCGACCGCACGACGTCGGACGTATCGGACGCGTCCGACGCCGACGTGGTCATCGTCGCGGTGAAACCGGATATCGTCGGCGCAGTCCTCGAGGATCTCGATCTCTCGCCCGAGCAGACGCTGCTCACTATCGCTGCGGGCGTCTCTACCGACTACGTCGAGGCGCGGACCGACGCGAACGTCGTCCGGATCATGCCGAACCTCGCCGCCGAGACCGGCGACATGGCTGCGGCCGTGACTACGGACGGCATCACCGACGAGGTGCGAGCGCTGCTCGACGACGCCGGCGAGTTCGCCGAGATCGACGAGGAGAAGATGGACATCGCGACCGCGGTCAACGGGAGCGGTCCGGCCTTCGTCTTCTATCTCATTCAGGCCATGGCGGACGCGGGCGTCGAGGGCGGCCTCGAGCCCGACGACGCCGAAACGCTGGCCGCACAGACGTTCAAAGGGGCGGCCGAGACCGTCCTCCGATCGGACCGGAGCGTCGACGAGTTGATCGACGCCGTCTGCTCGCCCAACGGGACGACGATCGAAGGGATGGAGGTCCTCTGGGAGAGCGACGCCGACGCGGAGGTCAGAGAGGCAGTGAAGGCGGCCGAGGAACGATCGGCGGAACTCGCGGCAGAATTCAACGATGAGTAA
- a CDS encoding VOC family protein, translating into MPAAIPGIHHVTAIGSDPRRNLEFYTETLGLRLVKRSVNQDDVSVYHLFYGDHGGSPGTSMTFFPYPDARQGQVGTGQASAVAFLIPEGAVEFWTERLTDAGVDAERHERFGDTVVSFEDPDGLPLELVARADAPAGDPPEGSVPDEHAIRGFFGVTLSLATAGPTEEVLRAMGYSRTDEGGSRRRYESSGDLGYVVDILEEPQAPRGQPGAGTVHHVAFQTTADEQSEWRDVLSGQGLRPTEIIDRKWFESVYVREHGGVLFEFATEEPGYTVDEELEELGERLVLPEWLEDRRGEIEAGLPDLSTEFNSR; encoded by the coding sequence ATGCCAGCAGCCATTCCCGGCATCCACCACGTGACCGCCATCGGCAGCGATCCCCGTCGCAACCTCGAGTTCTACACCGAGACGCTCGGCCTTCGGCTCGTAAAGCGAAGCGTCAATCAGGACGACGTCTCGGTCTATCACCTGTTCTACGGCGACCACGGCGGGAGCCCCGGAACCAGTATGACGTTCTTCCCCTACCCCGACGCCCGACAGGGGCAGGTCGGCACGGGACAGGCGAGCGCGGTCGCCTTCCTGATCCCGGAAGGCGCGGTCGAGTTCTGGACCGAGCGCCTAACGGACGCCGGCGTCGACGCCGAACGACACGAGCGGTTCGGAGACACCGTCGTTTCCTTCGAAGATCCCGACGGGCTTCCGCTCGAGCTCGTCGCCAGGGCCGATGCGCCCGCCGGCGATCCGCCCGAGGGGTCGGTTCCGGACGAGCACGCGATTCGAGGCTTCTTCGGCGTGACGCTGTCGCTGGCGACGGCTGGGCCGACCGAGGAAGTTTTGAGGGCGATGGGGTACAGCCGGACGGACGAGGGCGGCAGCCGCCGACGATACGAGAGCAGCGGCGACCTCGGATACGTCGTGGATATCCTCGAGGAACCGCAGGCACCCCGCGGTCAACCCGGTGCCGGGACCGTCCATCACGTGGCGTTCCAGACGACTGCGGACGAGCAGTCCGAGTGGCGCGACGTCCTCTCCGGACAGGGACTCCGACCGACCGAGATCATCGACCGAAAGTGGTTCGAGTCGGTGTACGTCCGCGAACACGGCGGCGTGCTCTTCGAGTTCGCGACCGAGGAGCCGGGGTACACGGTCGACGAGGAGCTCGAGGAACTCGGCGAGCGTCTCGTCCTCCCCGAGTGGTTGGAAGATCGACGCGGCGAGATCGAAGCGGGACTGCCGGACCTCTCGACTGAATTTAATAGTCGTTGA
- a CDS encoding HalOD1 output domain-containing protein: MQTELSPADGTNDLQYDQPNDRYVFHHDADGTATITTTIVHALASIADTDVSQGEFSLYDSVDPDALDRIFGQKADGSDRTGGHIAFTALEHEVYVYANGDVIIYPPAETPRAPATN; this comes from the coding sequence ATGCAGACGGAACTCTCACCCGCAGACGGCACGAACGACCTCCAGTACGACCAGCCAAACGACCGCTACGTGTTCCACCACGACGCCGACGGAACGGCGACGATCACCACGACGATCGTCCACGCCCTCGCGTCGATCGCGGACACCGACGTCTCGCAGGGGGAGTTCTCCCTGTACGATAGCGTCGATCCGGACGCGCTCGACCGTATCTTCGGCCAGAAGGCGGACGGCTCCGACCGAACCGGTGGTCACATCGCCTTTACGGCCCTAGAACACGAGGTGTACGTCTACGCGAACGGCGACGTCATCATCTACCCGCCCGCGGAGACGCCCCGGGCGCCGGCCACGAACTGA
- a CDS encoding VOC family protein yields MADLSAHHVGITVSDLEETLAFYRNVLDLPVSNRFSVGGEAFAEAVDVEGASADFAHLEADGTRIELVEYEPEARGSPAAGLNQPGATHVGLSVADLEAFSESLPEDVPTISEPRTTESGTTIMFLRDPEGNLIEVLESSE; encoded by the coding sequence ATGGCAGACCTCAGCGCACATCACGTCGGTATCACCGTCTCGGACCTCGAGGAGACGCTCGCGTTCTACCGAAACGTCCTCGACCTCCCCGTTAGTAATCGCTTCAGCGTCGGCGGCGAGGCCTTCGCCGAGGCCGTCGACGTCGAGGGTGCGAGCGCGGACTTCGCACACCTCGAGGCCGACGGAACCCGAATCGAACTCGTCGAGTACGAGCCCGAAGCGAGGGGATCTCCCGCGGCGGGACTCAACCAACCGGGCGCGACGCACGTCGGGCTCTCGGTCGCCGATCTCGAGGCGTTCTCCGAGTCCCTTCCCGAGGACGTCCCGACGATCAGCGAGCCGCGGACGACCGAGAGCGGGACGACGATCATGTTCCTCCGCGATCCCGAGGGGAACCTGATCGAGGTCCTCGAGTCGTCCGAGTAA
- the pyrF gene encoding orotidine-5'-phosphate decarboxylase, whose product MNFFDRLHDRIRTVDSVVSVGLDPDPSRLPEHLQEYDLPRWAFNRRIIDATHEHAAVFKPNAAFYEDPDGWRALEETIAYAHGKDVPVLLDAKRADIGNTTRQYAQLLEKVDAITVNPYMGRDSLQPFLADEESGVFVLCRTSNPGGADIQDLELETGEPVYERVAALADLWNENDNVGLVVGATQPEELEELREQVPDLPFLVPGIGAQGGDAEAAVEYGLADGVGLVNSSRGIIFAGEDDGEEFASASGQAAKRLKKRLNRYRR is encoded by the coding sequence ATGAACTTCTTCGACCGCTTGCACGACCGTATCCGAACGGTCGACAGCGTCGTCTCGGTCGGCCTCGATCCCGACCCGTCGCGTCTCCCCGAGCACCTCCAGGAGTACGACCTCCCGCGGTGGGCATTCAACCGCCGGATCATCGACGCGACCCACGAACACGCCGCCGTTTTCAAGCCCAACGCGGCGTTCTACGAGGACCCCGACGGCTGGCGCGCTCTCGAAGAAACGATCGCCTACGCCCACGGCAAGGACGTACCGGTCCTCCTGGACGCCAAACGCGCCGACATTGGCAACACGACCCGGCAATACGCGCAGCTGCTCGAAAAAGTCGACGCGATCACGGTCAACCCCTACATGGGTCGGGACTCCCTGCAGCCGTTTCTGGCGGACGAGGAGTCCGGCGTCTTCGTTCTCTGTCGGACATCGAACCCGGGCGGGGCCGACATTCAGGACCTCGAACTCGAGACGGGGGAACCCGTCTACGAGCGAGTCGCGGCGCTGGCGGACCTCTGGAACGAGAACGACAACGTCGGGCTCGTCGTCGGGGCGACCCAGCCCGAGGAGCTCGAGGAACTCCGCGAACAGGTGCCCGATCTCCCCTTCCTCGTTCCCGGTATCGGAGCGCAGGGCGGTGACGCCGAGGCGGCCGTGGAGTATGGACTGGCCGACGGCGTCGGCCTGGTCAACTCCTCGCGCGGCATTATTTTTGCTGGTGAAGACGATGGCGAGGAGTTCGCGAGCGCGAGCGGACAGGCCGCGAAGCGACTCAAAAAGCGGCTCAATCGGTACCGACGCTAG
- a CDS encoding TMEM165/GDT1 family protein encodes MTGWLEILVAAFVLQLSVLPGEKVQFIIAGLATRYDPRIVVAAAASAFAGWTIVEIFFGAAIQGVLPPVYLDAVTAGLFLLFAALLVRSAPETSERPVATNGGAATADAIDISIFGRDVPPYLRGFVPIFALMAVGEFGDKTQLVTIGLAMQYGAHPAIWAGEMLAIVPVSAANAYFFHRFSHRFDARLAHLAGAGLFLFFGLDTVLQILTGISVWETIVEAISSVLLGFH; translated from the coding sequence ATGACTGGCTGGCTCGAGATCCTCGTCGCCGCGTTCGTCCTGCAGCTGTCGGTGCTCCCCGGCGAGAAGGTGCAGTTCATCATCGCGGGGCTGGCGACACGATACGATCCCCGGATCGTGGTCGCGGCCGCGGCGAGCGCCTTTGCCGGCTGGACGATCGTCGAGATCTTCTTCGGGGCGGCGATCCAGGGCGTGTTACCACCCGTTTACCTCGACGCGGTCACGGCGGGGTTGTTCCTCCTCTTTGCGGCGTTGCTCGTCAGGTCGGCCCCCGAGACGAGCGAGCGACCGGTGGCGACCAACGGCGGCGCGGCGACGGCCGACGCGATCGATATCTCGATCTTCGGCCGCGACGTACCGCCGTACCTCCGCGGGTTCGTCCCGATCTTCGCTCTGATGGCCGTCGGGGAGTTCGGTGACAAAACACAGCTCGTCACGATCGGGCTCGCAATGCAGTACGGAGCCCACCCCGCGATCTGGGCCGGCGAGATGCTCGCGATCGTTCCCGTGAGCGCGGCCAACGCCTACTTTTTCCACCGGTTCTCTCACCGTTTCGACGCCAGACTGGCCCACCTCGCCGGCGCGGGGCTCTTCCTCTTTTTCGGGCTCGATACCGTGTTGCAGATCCTGACGGGGATTTCGGTCTGGGAGACGATCGTCGAGGCGATCTCCTCGGTACTTCTCGGATTCCACTGA
- the mch gene encoding methenyltetrahydromethanopterin cyclohydrolase translates to MESLNRMAIELVDEALDYAEELNIGGYDLENEATVLDFGLEFDGGIEAALLLTEIQTAGMATPNYELGELGDASIPYVELSTDQPALSLLCSQKAGWEVLTEDFEGLGSGPARALVAEEEEFRRIGYTDAFDLTALAIETEMDPTESVAEHVAERAEVETSSVFLLAYPTASLVGSITNAARAAELATFRLSELGYDPLDIVSATGRAPVAPVAGDERTAIARTNDAIAYGGRAHLTVREDADVFDSVPSTAAEDHGRPFGDVFDDLDWDFSEVPSDLFAPATVTIDVIGGPTYVHGETDEELLVDSFDL, encoded by the coding sequence ATGGAAAGTCTCAACCGAATGGCGATCGAGCTGGTCGACGAGGCCCTCGACTACGCCGAGGAGTTGAATATCGGCGGGTACGACCTCGAGAACGAAGCGACGGTACTGGACTTCGGGCTCGAGTTCGACGGCGGTATCGAGGCCGCGCTGTTGCTGACCGAGATCCAGACGGCCGGGATGGCGACGCCGAACTACGAACTGGGCGAGCTGGGCGACGCGTCGATTCCCTACGTCGAGCTCTCGACGGATCAGCCGGCGCTCTCGCTGCTGTGCTCTCAGAAAGCGGGCTGGGAGGTACTGACCGAGGACTTCGAAGGGCTGGGAAGCGGTCCCGCCCGGGCGCTGGTCGCCGAAGAGGAGGAGTTCCGCCGCATCGGGTACACCGACGCCTTCGACCTGACGGCACTGGCCATCGAAACGGAGATGGATCCGACCGAATCGGTGGCCGAGCACGTCGCCGAGCGCGCGGAGGTCGAGACGAGCAGCGTCTTCCTGCTGGCCTATCCGACCGCGAGCCTCGTGGGGAGCATTACGAACGCCGCGCGCGCCGCAGAACTCGCGACGTTTCGACTCTCCGAACTCGGCTACGACCCGCTCGATATCGTCTCCGCGACGGGGCGCGCACCGGTCGCACCCGTCGCAGGCGACGAACGGACGGCCATCGCGCGGACGAACGACGCGATCGCGTACGGCGGGCGGGCGCATCTCACCGTGCGAGAGGACGCCGATGTCTTCGACTCGGTGCCGTCGACCGCGGCCGAAGATCACGGCCGGCCGTTCGGCGACGTCTTCGACGATCTCGATTGGGACTTCTCGGAGGTTCCCTCGGACCTCTTCGCCCCCGCAACGGTGACGATCGACGTGATCGGCGGCCCGACGTACGTCCACGGGGAGACGGACGAGGAACTGCTCGTCGACTCCTTCGACCTGTAG
- a CDS encoding glutamate-5-semialdehyde dehydrogenase has translation MTETDIERDVDEAQTAALELAKLSDEDRSAALHEIADAIEVRSDEILAENEKDVAEGERLLEEGEYTQALVDRLKLSESKIESIAEMVRSVAGQDDPLGKTLSARELDEDLELYKVAVPIGVVGTVFESRPDALVQIAALGLKSGNAVILKGGSEALHSNRILFEIIEDAAADAGVPDGWAQHIEAREDVDALLEMDDAIDLLMPRGSSEFVSYIQDNTSIPVLGHTEGICHVYVDDEADLSMAEDIAYDAKVQYPAVCNAVETLLVHEDVAAEFLPAIADRYETADVEIRGDEATREIVDVDAATDADWDTEYGDLIVSIRVVDSLETAIDHVTTHGSKHTESIVTEDADRASTFMRSIDSASVFHNASTRFADGYRFGLGAEVGISTGKIHARGPVGLEGLTTYKYHLEGDGQLVATYAGEDAKPFTHEAFDGDWSPGHLSNE, from the coding sequence ATGACTGAGACCGATATCGAACGAGACGTCGACGAGGCACAGACCGCGGCCCTCGAGCTCGCGAAACTGTCCGACGAGGACCGGAGCGCGGCGCTTCACGAGATCGCCGACGCGATCGAAGTGCGGTCCGACGAGATCCTCGCGGAAAACGAGAAAGACGTCGCGGAGGGCGAACGGCTGCTCGAGGAGGGCGAGTACACGCAGGCGCTCGTCGATCGCCTGAAGCTCTCCGAATCGAAGATCGAGAGCATCGCCGAAATGGTCCGAAGCGTCGCCGGACAGGACGACCCGCTGGGGAAGACGCTCTCGGCGCGCGAGCTCGACGAGGACCTCGAGCTCTACAAGGTCGCCGTCCCGATCGGTGTGGTCGGAACCGTCTTCGAGTCCCGACCCGACGCGCTCGTCCAGATCGCCGCGCTCGGCTTGAAGTCGGGGAACGCGGTGATCCTCAAAGGCGGCAGCGAGGCGCTCCACTCCAACAGAATCCTCTTCGAGATCATCGAAGACGCCGCGGCCGATGCCGGCGTCCCCGACGGCTGGGCCCAGCACATCGAGGCCCGCGAGGACGTCGACGCCTTGCTCGAGATGGACGACGCCATCGACCTCCTCATGCCCCGGGGCAGCTCCGAGTTCGTGAGCTACATTCAGGACAACACGAGCATTCCCGTCCTCGGCCACACGGAGGGTATCTGCCACGTCTACGTCGACGACGAGGCCGACCTCTCGATGGCCGAAGACATCGCGTACGACGCCAAAGTCCAGTATCCCGCGGTCTGCAACGCCGTCGAAACCCTGCTGGTCCACGAGGACGTCGCCGCGGAGTTCCTGCCCGCGATCGCGGACCGCTACGAAACCGCCGATGTCGAGATCCGCGGCGACGAGGCCACCCGCGAGATCGTCGACGTCGACGCGGCGACCGACGCCGACTGGGACACCGAGTACGGCGATCTCATCGTCTCGATCCGGGTCGTCGACTCGCTCGAGACCGCGATCGATCACGTCACCACCCACGGCTCGAAACACACCGAGTCGATCGTGACCGAGGACGCCGACCGCGCGAGCACCTTCATGCGCAGCATCGACTCGGCGAGCGTCTTCCACAACGCCTCGACCCGGTTCGCCGACGGCTACCGGTTCGGTCTCGGTGCGGAAGTCGGCATCAGCACTGGAAAAATCCACGCCCGCGGCCCCGTCGGCCTCGAGGGGCTGACGACCTACAAGTACCACCTCGAGGGCGACGGCCAGCTCGTCGCCACCTACGCCGGCGAGGACGCCAAGCCGTTCACTCACGAGGCGTTCGACGGCGACTGGTCTCCCGGTCACCTGTCGAACGAGTAG
- the proB gene encoding glutamate 5-kinase, which translates to MSKGLEEAAVTEARRLAADADRVIVKAGTNSLTDEESNLDDAKLDKLVDDIEDLLSRGKEVILVSSGAVGAGMGRIGQANETLEDSQALSTVGQSTLMHRYTESFDRYDREVAQLLLTQHDLENPERFTNFRNTVETLLDWGVVPIINENDAVATEELRIGDNDMLSAAATMGVDADLLVTLTDVSGVYTDNPKENPDAERIEAVGRNYDTVQQITSESTTNGFGGIQTKVEGARDVSEHGVPAVIAKSTEPDVLAKIATAKPVGTIFVPINGVSDD; encoded by the coding sequence ATGAGTAAGGGGCTCGAGGAGGCGGCCGTCACGGAGGCGAGGCGGCTCGCCGCCGACGCGGATCGCGTGATCGTCAAGGCCGGAACGAACTCCCTGACCGACGAGGAGTCGAACCTCGACGACGCGAAACTCGACAAGCTGGTCGACGACATCGAGGACCTCCTCTCGCGGGGCAAGGAGGTTATCCTCGTCTCGTCGGGCGCAGTCGGGGCCGGGATGGGGCGGATCGGGCAGGCCAACGAGACGCTCGAGGACTCCCAGGCGCTCTCGACCGTCGGCCAGAGCACCCTCATGCACCGGTACACCGAGAGCTTCGACCGGTACGACCGGGAAGTGGCCCAGCTCCTCCTCACCCAGCACGACCTCGAGAACCCCGAACGGTTCACGAACTTCCGGAACACCGTCGAGACGCTGCTGGACTGGGGCGTCGTCCCGATCATCAACGAAAACGACGCCGTTGCGACCGAGGAACTCCGGATCGGCGACAACGACATGCTCTCGGCGGCGGCGACGATGGGCGTCGACGCCGACCTGCTCGTCACGCTGACCGACGTCAGCGGCGTCTACACCGACAATCCGAAGGAGAACCCCGACGCCGAACGCATCGAAGCCGTCGGCCGCAACTACGACACGGTCCAGCAGATAACTTCCGAAAGCACGACCAACGGGTTCGGCGGCATCCAGACGAAAGTCGAAGGCGCACGCGACGTCAGCGAGCACGGGGTACCGGCCGTCATCGCGAAGTCGACCGAGCCCGACGTGCTCGCGAAAATCGCTACTGCCAAACCCGTGGGGACCATATTCGTCCCCATCAACGGTGTGAGCGATGACTGA
- a CDS encoding MarR family transcriptional regulator, whose translation MSDQVVLTADTAPDAVDDTPPSAKLVLTVLAHEGRLTQSQLATETMLPTRTVRYALKQLEEHDLVDSQISFSDARQHIYSLNDELFASAETQTRGRDPADD comes from the coding sequence ATGAGTGATCAGGTCGTTCTCACCGCGGATACAGCCCCGGACGCCGTCGACGACACGCCGCCGAGCGCCAAACTCGTGCTGACGGTCCTCGCACACGAGGGCAGGCTCACGCAGTCCCAGCTCGCGACGGAAACCATGCTTCCCACCCGAACGGTCCGCTACGCGCTGAAGCAACTCGAGGAACACGATCTCGTCGACTCGCAGATCTCGTTTTCGGACGCCAGACAGCACATCTATTCGCTCAACGACGAGCTGTTTGCGAGCGCGGAGACTCAGACGCGCGGTCGTGATCCTGCCGACGATTGA